The DNA window TTTTCCATTTCTTTTTCGACTTCGCGCTCTTCTGCATCGAGTTCGGCTCCAGAGGCGATGTTGTCGTCCAGGATTTTTGTGCGGAGTTGCTGGATGGGGTCTTTGGCCATCCAGGATTCGATTTCTTCTTTTGTGCGATAGCCTTCTCCGGGATCGCCCACGTGGTGCCCGCGATAGCGGTACGTGTCGCATTCGATGAGTGTGGCGCCGTCGCCCTTTCTGGCGCGTTCGACGGCCTGGGCAGTGGCTTCGTACACGGCAATGGCGTCGCTGCCATCTACGGTTGTGCTGGGAATGCCGAAGGGAAGGGAGCGATCCGCGATGCTTTTGCCCGCGGTGACGTTTCCGGTGGGTGTGTATTCGCCGTAGTGGTTGTTTTCGCAGACGTAGATGACCGGGAGTTTCCATATTGCGGCGAAGTTCATGACTTCGAAGAAGATGCCCTGATTGGAGGCACCGTCGCCAAAGAAGCAGACGGCAACCTGGTCGGTGCCGCGTTTTTGGGCTGAGAGTGCCGCGCCTGTGGCGATGCCAAATCCGCCGCCGACAATGCCATTTGCGCCGAGGATGCCAACGGACATGTCGGCGATGTGCATGGAGCCGCCTTTGCCGCGGCAGTGGCCCGTGACGCGGCCCATCACTTCGGCCATCATGGCTTCGAGGTTCCCGCCTTTGGCAACGCAGTGCCCGTGCCCGCGGTGGGTGCTGGTGATGAAGTCGTCGTCGCGCAGTGCAGCGCAAACGCCCACGGCAACGGCTTCTTCGCCGATGTAGAGGTGCGCGAGTCCGTGCATGAGGCCGCCGGTATAGACTTCCCATATTTGTTCTTCAAAACGGCGGATGCGGAGCATGGCGCGGTACATTTTGATCAGGATTTCAGAGGGTAGGGACATAAAGGCTCCTTTTTACAACCAGCTTTCCAATTTGTTTGTGTCTTCCAGATTTTGTTTTAGTGCCTGTAAAAATTGAGCGGCGACCACGCCATCGACGAG is part of the Gemmatimonadota bacterium genome and encodes:
- a CDS encoding thiamine pyrophosphate-dependent dehydrogenase E1 component subunit alpha; this translates as MSLPSEILIKMYRAMLRIRRFEEQIWEVYTGGLMHGLAHLYIGEEAVAVGVCAALRDDDFITSTHRGHGHCVAKGGNLEAMMAEVMGRVTGHCRGKGGSMHIADMSVGILGANGIVGGGFGIATGAALSAQKRGTDQVAVCFFGDGASNQGIFFEVMNFAAIWKLPVIYVCENNHYGEYTPTGNVTAGKSIADRSLPFGIPSTTVDGSDAIAVYEATAQAVERARKGDGATLIECDTYRYRGHHVGDPGEGYRTKEEIESWMAKDPIQQLRTKILDDNIASGAELDAEEREVEKEMENALEAAKAAPYPDVEEVHQHVYA